The DNA sequence GATGCTTACACCTGTATTCGCCAATACACGGGCAGCAACCCCTTCACCTTCACGAATTAAAGCTAATAAAATATGCTCTGTTCCGACATATGCATGCCCTAACTTACGTGATTCATCCAATGAAAGTTCGATTACCTTTTTAGCTCGTGGTGTGTAATGTACGATTGGGCCTACATCTTCAGTTCCTTTTCCAACGAGTTCTTCAATGCCAGTTTCAATCATTTGAGGGCTAATATTAATTGCTTCCAAAGCTTTAGCGGCAATTCCGCCACCTTCACGAATTAAGCCAAGTAAAATATGTTCAGTTCCGATTTCTTTATGCTTAAGACGAATTGCCTCTTCTTGAGCAAGTTGTAATACCTTCTGAGCACGTTGTGTGAATCGATTAAACATCATAGAAAATCCTCTCCTTTTTCCCCATTGTTTGTAGCTTCATCTTGCTCGTTTAACTTTTCTTGCAACAGCTTCGCACGATACATATCGCGTTCTGCCGGTTGTAACGTAGTACCAATATATTGCTGAATGAGTCCAGGTTGCATAATAAGCATGCATTCATTTAGTTTACGCTGTGAAATTGCTTCTAATAATCCTAAACTTACCCCAAGACGCACATTTGATAAACAGCTTGCCGCTTCTTCACTCGTTAAAATTTTTGCATACTTCAATGTACCAAGCGAACGGCTTAAGCGGTCTTCCAACATCGAGGGAGCACGCATCAGCAAATTTTTGCGGGCAAGTTCTTCTTTTTTGATTACTTGCTCTACAACATCCTGAAGCTCCTGCAAAATCATTTCTTCTGATTTACCTAATGTGATCTGGTTAGATATTTGATAAATATTCCCTAAATTTTCACTGCCTTCCCCATATATTCCCCTCACAACCATTCCTAATCTTGTCATCATCTGAATTAATGGATTCATCTGTTTCATCATTGTGAGTGCTGGTAAATGGAGCATGACAGAAGCTCGAAGTCCTGTTCCGACATTTGTTGGGCAACTTGTCAAATAACCATAGCGGTCTTCATATGCATACGCGATTGACTTACTTAAGTAGCGGTCAATATTGCGAGCCTTATCAAATGCTTCTTTTAAATTCATCCCTTGAGTAAGACTCTGTATGCGAATATGATCCTCTTCATTTACTAATATGCTAATGGATTCATCTTTTGTTAAAAAAAATGATCCAATTTTTTTTCTTCGTGCCAAATTCGGGCTGATCAAATGCTTCTCCACTAAAATTTGGCGTTGTAAAACCGGCATATCTTTTATTTGGAAATAGGAAAACTGATATGGGTTGTTATCCGAAGCTAATAATGACTTCATCATTTTTTCTTCAATTATTTGTGCTTCCTGTTCTGTAAAACTTATCGGAAATCGAGTATTGGCAATATTACGAGCAAGCCGAATGCGCGTGCTAATGACGATATCGGAATCGCTTTCGTGTTGCATCCAGCTGGGACTGGCATTCGTTAAAAAATGCTCGATGTTCATGCGTTCCCCTCACCTTCCTGTTTTATTTTACTTTCCAATTCCCTTACTTCATCACGTATGGAAGCTGCATCTTCAAAACGCTCTTCCGCAATAGCTTGCTGCAGTGATGAACGGAGCTCTTGGATTTGTTGTTCTACTTTTTCTTTTGAAGGTCCTTCTTCCACATACCCTACATGCTGAGTACCTGCCTGAAGACGTTCAAGTAGCTGTGGTAATTGCTCGCTAAATGTTTCGTAACATTGACCGCATCCAAATTTTCCTTGCTTTAAAAACTGTCGGTACGTAAACCCACAGGAAGGACAGGATTTTGGGCTGTTTGTATTAGTTGTCGTACTTTCTTTCTTTGCATTCACAGGTACAAAATTGAACCAATTTGAAATAAGCTGCTGAAGAGATGCAGGCTCTTCATTTACGTCAAATTGAAATGGATGAAATTGAGTGGCACATACTTCACAGTAGTGACGCTCTACTTTTTGACCATTGTGAACTTGAGTAACGGTAACATTGGCATGACGCTGTTTACAATGCTCACATATCATAATAATCCACCTCTACTTTTCAAAAGAAATCGTTTGTAGCATTGCATGCATAATACGTGCTCTTAACTGATCACGCAGCGGTAAAGCTACCTGTAATGTGACTCGATCTAAAGCGGCCTTCATAATGCTTGCTTCTCGCTCTGTAATAATGTCCTCATCCAATAACCGGAAAATAATACGTTCAGCATTAGTCTGAGCTATTTCGTTACCTATTTGTGTTTCCATTTCGTCCAGTAGATTTTTCTTAGAGTGGATTGTTACACGCAAAATCCGAATATAACCGCCACCACCCCGCTTACTCTCTACATAGTAGCCATGCTCGGTCGTGAAACGCGTATTGATAACGTAATTGATTTGGGAA is a window from the Solibacillus isronensis genome containing:
- a CDS encoding protein arginine kinase, which translates into the protein MNIEHFLTNASPSWMQHESDSDIVISTRIRLARNIANTRFPISFTEQEAQIIEEKMMKSLLASDNNPYQFSYFQIKDMPVLQRQILVEKHLISPNLARRKKIGSFFLTKDESISILVNEEDHIRIQSLTQGMNLKEAFDKARNIDRYLSKSIAYAYEDRYGYLTSCPTNVGTGLRASVMLHLPALTMMKQMNPLIQMMTRLGMVVRGIYGEGSENLGNIYQISNQITLGKSEEMILQELQDVVEQVIKKEELARKNLLMRAPSMLEDRLSRSLGTLKYAKILTSEEAASCLSNVRLGVSLGLLEAISQRKLNECMLIMQPGLIQQYIGTTLQPAERDMYRAKLLQEKLNEQDEATNNGEKGEDFL
- a CDS encoding CtsR family transcriptional regulator is translated as MRNISDIIEGYLKEVIELEGQGLIEIKRNELAKQFACAPSQINYVINTRFTTEHGYYVESKRGGGGYIRILRVTIHSKKNLLDEMETQIGNEIAQTNAERIIFRLLDEDIITEREASIMKAALDRVTLQVALPLRDQLRARIMHAMLQTISFEK
- a CDS encoding UvrB/UvrC motif-containing protein, which gives rise to MICEHCKQRHANVTVTQVHNGQKVERHYCEVCATQFHPFQFDVNEEPASLQQLISNWFNFVPVNAKKESTTTNTNSPKSCPSCGFTYRQFLKQGKFGCGQCYETFSEQLPQLLERLQAGTQHVGYVEEGPSKEKVEQQIQELRSSLQQAIAEERFEDAASIRDEVRELESKIKQEGEGNA